The following proteins are co-located in the Streptomyces sp. NBC_01198 genome:
- a CDS encoding SDR family oxidoreductase gives MTTDTYSGGLDGAVIAVAGAGGPAGRAVLQRLAREGGHVIAADADPERLAEAVDAARYDAGGADITGEIVDLLDLEATEDWAGRIEKDHGRVDGLVHLVGGWRGSASFPETELADWDVLHKLLIQTVQHTSLAFHDGLMRSPGGRYVLISAAGASRPTAGNAAYAAAKAAAEAWTLALGDSFLKLSGDEGPTAAATVLVIKALVHDGMRAERPQSKFAGFTDVRDLADAIAGVWNRTADDLNGTRQWLTPQP, from the coding sequence ATGACGACGGACACGTATTCCGGCGGTCTGGATGGAGCGGTGATCGCGGTGGCGGGCGCCGGCGGACCGGCAGGCCGGGCGGTACTGCAGCGGCTGGCCAGGGAAGGCGGCCATGTGATCGCCGCGGACGCCGACCCCGAACGGCTCGCCGAGGCGGTGGACGCGGCCCGCTACGACGCCGGCGGCGCCGACATCACCGGGGAGATCGTCGACCTGCTGGACCTGGAGGCCACCGAGGACTGGGCGGGCCGGATCGAGAAGGACCACGGCCGGGTCGACGGCCTGGTCCACCTCGTCGGGGGCTGGCGCGGCTCCGCCTCCTTCCCCGAGACCGAGCTCGCCGACTGGGACGTGCTGCACAAGCTGCTGATCCAGACGGTGCAGCACACCTCGCTCGCCTTCCACGACGGCCTGATGCGCAGCCCGGGCGGGCGCTACGTGCTGATCAGCGCGGCGGGCGCCAGCCGGCCTACGGCGGGGAACGCGGCCTACGCAGCGGCGAAGGCCGCCGCCGAGGCCTGGACGCTCGCGCTCGGCGACTCGTTCCTCAAGCTCAGCGGCGACGAGGGCCCCACCGCGGCGGCCACTGTGCTGGTGATCAAGGCGTTGGTGCACGATGGGATGCGGGCCGAGCGCCCGCAGTCCAAATTCGCCGGTTTCACCGATGTACGCGATCTCGCCGACGCGATCGCGGGCGTCTGGAACCGCACCGCCGACGACCTGAACGGGACCCGCCAGTGGCTGACGCCCCAACCCTGA